The following are from one region of the Phormidium sp. PBR-2020 genome:
- a CDS encoding chorismate lyase: MTATFEYPDRTDACRTWNALDLIWQGGEDAVRNGLPHQQLAPAWQMLLLGDGSPTRHLRLLTGEATEVDVIDMSAIGTDGDSAPDLIQAVPSPRLRRQVWLRTASGQRLAYATSWWEASHIDDYLQNRSLPIWENLSRIHAELYRDVRGIYYGHSRPLEQAFNQSGPFWGRHYLFWHHGQPLTLIYEVFSPYLQNYLGPMRGEKNRK, translated from the coding sequence TTGACTGCGACGTTCGAGTATCCCGATCGCACTGATGCCTGCCGAACTTGGAACGCCCTTGATCTCATTTGGCAAGGGGGAGAAGACGCGGTTCGTAATGGCCTACCCCACCAGCAACTCGCTCCCGCCTGGCAAATGTTGCTTCTCGGCGATGGGTCCCCCACCCGTCACCTACGCCTCCTCACCGGCGAAGCCACCGAAGTTGATGTGATTGACATGTCAGCCATCGGCACCGACGGAGATAGTGCCCCCGATCTCATCCAAGCCGTTCCCAGTCCCCGACTGCGGCGACAAGTCTGGCTACGCACCGCCTCCGGGCAACGACTGGCCTACGCCACCTCCTGGTGGGAAGCCAGTCACATCGACGACTACCTGCAAAACCGTTCCCTTCCCATCTGGGAAAACCTCTCCCGCATCCATGCCGAACTCTATCGCGACGTACGAGGCATCTATTACGGTCACTCACGCCCCCTAGAACAGGCTTTTAACCAGTCAGGCCCCTTCTGGGGTCGCCACTACCTATTTTGGCATCACGGTCAGCCCCTGACCCTCATCTATGAAGTCTTTTCCCCCTATCTCCAGAACTATTTAGGACCGATGAGGGGGGAAAAGAATAGGAAATAG
- a CDS encoding glutathione S-transferase family protein: MLRLYYNPVSWNARRVWIALLEKGISFELVALKLDGDQRSPQFLEVNPFGQVPVLVDGEFRVLESLAILDYVEAIAPYPPLVPREPKALARVRMVEMLTVNELLPRLMPLMRHEFGETLLDESALNGVHQSLDEVLQVFEEMLQGRPYFGGAALSLADIVAGTVIPWLPRLGHLLPKFPQLQGWCDLLHQRQTWQQTEPTEGELAAAESHLRQLLALT, from the coding sequence GTGTTACGGCTGTACTATAACCCGGTGTCTTGGAATGCGCGGCGGGTGTGGATTGCGCTGCTGGAAAAAGGGATTTCTTTTGAGTTGGTGGCCCTGAAACTCGATGGGGATCAGCGATCGCCCCAGTTCCTGGAGGTGAACCCCTTTGGACAGGTTCCGGTGTTGGTGGATGGGGAGTTTAGGGTGCTGGAGTCTTTAGCGATTCTGGATTATGTTGAGGCGATCGCCCCCTATCCCCCCTTAGTCCCCCGAGAACCAAAGGCGTTGGCACGAGTCCGGATGGTTGAGATGTTGACGGTGAATGAGTTATTGCCCCGTCTGATGCCGCTGATGCGTCATGAGTTTGGGGAGACGCTGTTAGATGAGTCGGCGTTAAACGGGGTGCATCAGTCCTTAGATGAGGTGTTACAGGTCTTTGAGGAGATGTTGCAGGGACGGCCCTATTTTGGGGGGGCAGCCCTGAGTCTGGCGGATATTGTGGCAGGTACGGTGATTCCCTGGTTGCCCCGTTTAGGCCATCTCCTGCCGAAGTTCCCGCAGTTACAAGGCTGGTGTGATTTATTGCACCAACGTCAGACTTGGCAACAAACGGAACCCACGGAAGGAGAACTGGCGGCCGCTGAGTCCCATTTACGACAACTCTTGGCACTGACCTAA
- the lepA gene encoding translation elongation factor 4 — MTDVPVSRIRNFSIIAHIDHGKSTLADRLLSYTGTVEQRKMKEQFLDNMDLERERGITIKLQAARMNYTAKDGQSYVLNLIDTPGHVDFSYEVSRSLAACEGALLVVDASQGVEAQTLANVYLALENDLEIIPVLNKIDLPGAEPERVIEEIEEVVGLDCSEAIHASAKEGIGIPEILEYLVHQVPPPQDTVDEPLRALIFDSYYDPYRGVIVYFRIMDGTLNQGDRVRFMASQKEFDLDEIGILCPTQQQVDSLHAGEVGYLSAAIKAVEDARVGDTITLAKIPAEDPLPGYTEAKPMVFCGLFPTDSDQFEDLRDALEKLKLNDASLNYEPETSSAMGFGFRCGFLGLLHMEIIQERLEREYNLDLITTAPSVVYHVTTTDGEVINIDNPSLMPDPVQREKIEEPYVRVDLITPEEYVGTLMELCQGRRGEFTNMKYLTPTRTTLIYELPLAEVVTDFFDQVKSRSRGYASMEYQMIGYRENDLVRLDVMVNSDPVDALAVIVHRDKAYPVGRALVEKLKELIPRHQFKVPLQASIGSRIIASERIPALRKDVLAKCYGGDISRKKKLLKKQAKGKKRMKAIGTVDVPQEAFMAMLKL, encoded by the coding sequence ATGACCGACGTACCCGTTTCCCGCATCCGCAACTTCTCCATCATCGCCCACATCGACCACGGCAAATCCACCCTGGCCGATCGCCTGCTGTCCTACACCGGAACCGTAGAACAGCGCAAAATGAAAGAACAGTTCCTAGACAACATGGACTTGGAACGGGAACGGGGCATCACCATCAAACTTCAGGCGGCGCGGATGAACTACACCGCCAAAGATGGCCAAAGCTACGTCCTCAACCTCATCGACACCCCCGGCCATGTGGACTTCTCCTACGAAGTCTCCCGGTCCCTCGCCGCCTGTGAAGGGGCCCTACTGGTGGTGGATGCCTCCCAAGGAGTTGAAGCCCAAACCCTGGCCAACGTCTATCTGGCCCTAGAAAACGACCTCGAAATCATCCCCGTCCTCAACAAAATTGACCTCCCTGGGGCCGAACCCGAGCGCGTCATCGAAGAAATCGAAGAAGTCGTCGGCCTCGACTGTTCCGAAGCCATCCACGCCTCCGCCAAAGAAGGCATAGGCATCCCCGAAATCTTAGAATACCTAGTTCATCAAGTTCCACCGCCCCAGGATACCGTCGACGAACCCTTGCGGGCCCTGATTTTTGACAGTTACTACGACCCCTATCGTGGCGTAATTGTCTACTTCCGCATCATGGACGGAACCCTCAACCAGGGCGATCGCGTCCGCTTCATGGCCTCACAAAAAGAATTTGACCTCGACGAAATCGGTATCCTCTGCCCCACCCAACAACAAGTAGACAGCCTCCACGCCGGAGAAGTGGGCTATCTATCCGCCGCCATCAAAGCCGTCGAAGACGCCCGCGTCGGCGACACCATCACGTTAGCCAAAATTCCCGCCGAAGACCCCTTACCGGGCTATACAGAAGCCAAGCCGATGGTGTTTTGTGGCCTCTTCCCCACCGACTCCGACCAATTTGAAGACCTACGGGACGCCCTCGAAAAACTCAAACTCAACGACGCCTCCCTCAACTACGAACCCGAAACCTCAAGCGCCATGGGGTTCGGCTTCCGTTGCGGCTTCCTCGGCCTGCTGCACATGGAAATTATCCAAGAACGCCTCGAACGAGAATATAACCTCGACTTAATCACCACCGCCCCCTCCGTGGTGTATCACGTCACCACCACCGACGGTGAAGTCATCAACATCGACAACCCCAGTTTGATGCCCGATCCCGTCCAACGGGAGAAAATCGAAGAACCCTATGTGCGGGTAGACTTAATTACCCCCGAAGAGTACGTTGGAACCCTCATGGAACTTTGCCAAGGTCGTCGCGGCGAGTTCACCAACATGAAATACCTCACCCCCACCCGCACTACCCTGATTTACGAACTCCCCCTAGCCGAAGTGGTGACCGACTTTTTCGACCAAGTCAAATCGCGATCGCGCGGCTACGCCAGCATGGAATATCAAATGATTGGCTACCGTGAAAACGACCTCGTGCGTCTCGATGTCATGGTCAACAGCGACCCCGTCGATGCCCTAGCAGTCATTGTCCACCGAGACAAAGCCTATCCCGTCGGTCGTGCCCTCGTCGAAAAACTCAAAGAATTGATTCCCCGCCATCAGTTCAAAGTGCCATTACAAGCCTCAATTGGCAGCCGCATTATTGCCAGCGAACGCATCCCCGCCCTCCGCAAAGATGTCTTAGCAAAATGCTACGGCGGCGATATTTCCCGCAAGAAAAAACTCTTAAAGAAACAAGCCAAAGGCAAAAAACGCATGAAAGCGATCGGCACCGTCGACGTTCCTCAAGAAGCCTTCATGGCCATGCTCAAACTCTAA